Proteins encoded by one window of Arachis hypogaea cultivar Tifrunner chromosome 1, arahy.Tifrunner.gnm2.J5K5, whole genome shotgun sequence:
- the LOC112698802 gene encoding glutamate receptor 2.8, with product MANNKILSYLVGWLVIMFLVAPSTASMEETVKLRVGVPKKEGFPEFVNVIWDEDEHKYNVSGYCMDVFNAVLTFLPFKVSLQIEAYDVNESGQSSTGTYDALVQQIPQKYDVVVGDITILANRSKFVDFTLPYTESGVQMVVAARQGREQSMWTFVKPFSWDLWLSIVMISMFIGSVILIMERNKQVANSQQLSPIYFLWFPISQAVLPEREGVVKKCSRFVLMVWLLLAFVLMQSYTASLTTMMTVEQLQPSFLNVDDLRTGDYYVGYQTGSFVYDLLLHKWKFNPSKLRAYGSVSQYHQALKIGSRGGGVSAIVDELPYLKLFLQKYGSNYMIAGPTYRTAGFGFAFARNSNLTAAFSRGILEVTESDEMDKIEAKYFGKIMNNGWQDQADASTTTSSSSSPSSLTFYSFSGLFLVTGSATLLALFVSETVIWRTPISMAKAYSRKYLFRTTSSTSTQTHPTTDDDSSSHTTESV from the exons ATGGCTAATAACAAGATCTTGTCATACCTTGTGGGATGGCTTGTCATAATGTTTTTGGTTGCGCCAAGTACAGCATCCATGGAAGAAACAGTGAAACTGCGAGTAGGGGTGCCCAAGAAAGAAGGCTTCCCGGAATTTGTGAACGTAATATGGGACGAAGATGAGCACAAGTACAATGTCAGTGGATATTGCATGGATGTTTTCAATGCCGTATTAACCTTCTTACCTTTCAAAGTTTCACTACAAATTGAAGCTTACGACGTTAATGAATCAGGACAGAGCAGCACTGGAACATACGATGCACTTGTACAACAAATCCCCCAAAAG TATGATGTTGTGGTAGGGGATATCACAATACTAGCGAATCGTTCGAAGTTTGTTGATTTCACGTTGCCATATACAGAATCAGGAGTTCAAATGGTTGTAGCAGCTCGGCAGGGAAGGGAGCAAAGCATGTGGACTTTTGTGAAACCCTTCAGCTGGGATCTTTGGTTAAGCATAGTTATGATCTCTATGTTCATAGGTTCTGTCATACTCATCATGGAAAGGAACAAGCAGGTAGCCAATTCGCAACAACTAAGCCCAATCTACTTCTTATGGTTTCCAATTTCTCAAGCCGTTCTTCCTGAAA GAGAGGGAGTAGTGAAGAAGTGCTCAAGGTTTGTGTTGATGGTGTGGCTTCTGTTGGCGTTTGTGCTGATGCAAAGCTACACGGCGAGCTTGACGACCATGATGACGGTGGAGCAGCTTCAACCGAGTTTTCTGAACGTGGATGATCTACGCACAGGGGATTACTATGTTGGATACCAAACTGGATCATTCGTTTATGATCTCTTGCTACACAAGTGGAAATTCAACCCTTCCAAGCTCAGGGCTTATGGCAGCGTTTCTCAATATCACCAAGCTTTGAAGATTGGAAGCCGTGGCGGTGGCGTTTCAGCTATAGTCGATGAACTTCCCTACCTTAAACTCTTCCTTCAAAAATATGGATCTAATTACATGATCGCTGGTCCAACCTATCGAACTGCTGGCTTTGGTTTT GCATTTGCAAGAAACTCTAATCTTACAGCTGCGTTTTCAAGAGGGATTCTGGAAGTGACTGAGAGTGACGAAATGGATAAGATCGAGGCAAAATATTTTGGCAAGATTATGAATAATGGATGGCAAGACCAAGCTGATGCTTCAACAACAACGTCCTCGTCGTCTTCTCCGAGCAGTCTCACGTTTTATAGCTTTTCAGGGCTGTTCCTCGTAACAGGAAGTGCAACTTTGTTGGCATTATTTGTCTCCGAGACAGTGATTTGGCGAACACCAATTTCCATGGCCAAAGCATATAGTCGCAAATATTTGTTCCGCACTACTAGTTCTACTTCTACGCAAACTCATCCAACAACCGATGATGATTCTTCATCACATACAACGGAATCCGTTTAA